A region from the Triticum aestivum cultivar Chinese Spring chromosome 3D, IWGSC CS RefSeq v2.1, whole genome shotgun sequence genome encodes:
- the LOC123079349 gene encoding TNF receptor-associated factor homolog 1b isoform X1: MAGAPESRGSGVRRIPLRRVWASTSSSSCPCCCDNSHWGRKDKKVVAKLKLDLFVKSLKSGAMLGDALGDDDQSVSGDSMSEWRSCDQIDNGSPSTSPPFWDTDGEDDDPGPCPSNLFGRHTWRIQNFSKEKKREMKSEPFEAGGFKWYILVYPQGCDVSNHLSLFLCVADHDKLLPGWSQFAQFTIAVGNLDPKKVKYSDTLHKFWKKEHDWGWKKFMELSKIQDGFLVNDVLEIIAQVQVIREKVDRPFRCLERPYRRELLRVYMTNIEQIYRRFVEEHRSKLSNLIEDKMRWSGFCAFWLAIDTSTRYRMSREKSDVILKIIVKHFFVEKEVTSTLVMDSLHTGLKALEHQCRGKKGRGKLMDLEELSAPMVHVDMDTFALAGDVLALLERAALEPLPCQPLSPKDDKCSQSRTKAGSSGEVKVSIEHEEKRLTEFGQKILETFALSHIFSGIEVAYQEAVSLKRQEELIREEEEAGLLESEMKGKRNNTTEKEKRAKKKQAKQKKNNRKVKDKDREEKSDSNFAEKDQDESTIHDSEDSKQAGQVAMKVDTSEEGASDISDNLDGSAEACQTDAGDKIAQPVNGVNDVGIETKNVHTGKNSTVEHKPLPCLSESATMNIMQGKRNNLLDSSGQKSLHRGKTQRTRVISSKNVPKDEDDLPSSTTGGSDRNTSGCGPAPKPDQETVLITLKDKLRKLGTRLHEKENEGRKLEGHLEKKAAAEAVSSSSSSSSLEKTPNVVNRPEQPSVTSPDASMYAPPHSQPVITNGANGAIPAKPKTTVSTKSGPTVAPSKVKPALNLKIDRATSVTPRSLPVDKAATLPSSLSLANKAIPVPPQSSAPWVAKAAKGIPAPPKPSAQANKVTKAAPVPLKSPTPQVEKVAKAIPALSNSPAPQVNKVAPPNAALRQLPLVSYSEARKSAVPKKIVGTSVPRTSTAVSRPSSAPLFQVPRSTLPPIPGAQVPPSQSRSLTASRRSSNEPSAPVPSYVPQSYRNAIIGKGSLDTTLSSSDKVTSTGQSDAISQPLSAYALGTSAMLPPVGRNGQLPGNQGFISGQGKLDTLDSWHPWKGISDAKEHMPRDDTTYQQMTNGDARIRPWSDNSYQQASNSGTEEQGRFGGIQHRQFQSEIPTNFDSHQLQGSVGEEFPHLGIINDLLEEEQSNVSMEEPPIHEYHPFGLPFSPGGNFAEADMTSSSSSGQLNLNGHYYDRLNALHRLGEGQFSTLGAYSNGMADSFSSKPWLYSYPNPMVNPGVNGFSQQMGDYTNYASGRANEEYMYRRANGQW; encoded by the exons ATGGCCGGCGCCCCTGAATCGCGTGGCTCTGGCGTCCGCCGCATACCATTGAGGCGCGTTTGGGCGTCAACTtcaagttcttcttgcccttgctgCTGCGACAATTCTCACTGGGGGAGGAAGGACAAAAAAG TTGTAGCGAAGCTGAAGCTCGACCTCTTTGTCAAATCCTTGAAGTCTGGAGCCATGTTAGGTGATGCGTTGGGGGATGATGATCAGAGTGTGTCCGGTGATTCCATGTCTGAATGGCGGTCCTGCGACCAGATCGACAATGGGAGCCCGTCGACGTCCCCTCCCTTCTGGGACACTGATGGCGAAGATGATGATCCTG GGCCCTGTCCTTCAAATTTATTCGGGCGACATACTTGGAGAATTCAGAACTTCtcaaaggagaagaagagagaaATGAAAAGTGAACCATTTGAAGCTGGTGGTTTTAAGTG GTATATTCTAGTTTACCCTCAAGGGTGTGATGTCTCCAATCACTTGTCACTGTTTCTATGTGTTGCTGATCATGACAAACTCCTTCCAG GATGGAGCCAGTTTGCACAGTTCACCATAGCTGTGGGCAATCTTGATCCTAAGAAAGTTAAATATTCTG ACACCTTGCACAAATTCTGGAAGAAGGAGCATGATTGGGGATGGAAGAAGTTCATGGAGTTGTCAAAGATCCAAGATGGTTTTCTTGTTAATGATGTTCTCGAAATCATAGCCCAAGTTCAAGTTATTAG GGAGAAAGTGGACCGCCCGTTTCGTTGCCTTGAGCGTCCTTATCGACGAGAATTACTCCGTGTCTATATGACAAATATAGAGCAAATTTATCGTCGCTTTGTTGAAGAACACAGAAGTAAACTTAGCAACCTCATTGAGGACAAAATGAGATGGTCCGG TTTTTGTGCTTTCTGGCTTGCAATTGACACAAGCACAAGATATCGCATGTCCAGAGAGAAGAGCGACGTCATATTGAAAATAATTGTGAAGCATTTCTTTGTAGAGAAAGAGGTCACTTCAACACTAGTTATGGACTCCCTGCATACGGGGCTGAAGGCACTTGAGCACCAGTGCAGGGGAAAGAAAGGTAGAGGAAAATTAATGGACTTGGAGGAGTTATCTGCGCCTATGGTCCATGTTGACATGGACACATTTGCTTTAGCTGGTGATGTCCTAGCTTTGCTTGAGAGGGCAGCTTTAGAACCCTTGCCTTGTCAACCTCTATCTCCAAAGGATGACAAATGTTCCCAGAGCCGCACTAAG GCTGGTAGTTCTGGCGAAGTTAAAGTTTCAATTGAGCATGAAGAAAAGCGCCTAACTGAGTTTGGTCAGAAGATACTTGAAACATTTGCTCTATCTCATATATTTAG TGGGATTGAGGTCGCTTATCAAGAAGCTGTCTCTTTGAAGAGGCAAGAAGAGCTTATTCGTGAAGAGGAAGAAGCTGGGCTCCTTGAAAGTGAGATGAAGGGGAAGCGCAACAATACCACTGAAAAGGAGAAGCGTGCAAAGAAAAAACAG gccaaacaaaaaaagaacAATCGGAAGGTTAAAGACAAGGATAGAGAGGAAAAATCTGATTCAAATTTTGCAGAGAAGGATCAAGATGAAAGCACAATTCATGATAGTGAGGATTCTAAGCAGGCAGGACAAGTAGCCATGAAAGTTGATACCTCCGAAGAAGGTGCTTCAGACATCTCAGACAATTTAGATGGATCAGCTGAGGCATGTCAAACTGATGCAGGTGACAAAATTGCACAACCTGTGAATGGGGTCAATGATGTTGGTATTGAGACGAAAAATGTGCATACTGGGAAGAACTCTACTGTGGAGCACAAGCCACTGCCGTGTTTATCGGAATCTGCTACTATGAACATTATGCAAGGCAAAAGAAATAACTTGCTAGACAGTTCTGGTCAGAAATCACTTCATAG AGGGAAAACTCAACGGACGAGGGTCATAAGCAGCAAGAACGTTCCCAAAGATGAGGATGATCTCCCCTCTAGCACTACAGGTGGTTCAGACCGCAATACATCTGGCTGTGGACCAGCACCAAAGCCTGATCAGGAGACTGTTCTAATCACCTTAAAAGATAAGCTTCGGAAGCTTGGGACACGCCTACATGAG AAGGAAAATGAGGGCAGGAAACTAGAGGGACATTTGGAAAAGAAAGCAGCAGCTGAGGCagtgtcctcatcatcctcatccAGTTCTTTGGAAAAGACTCCTAATGTTGTGAACAGACCAGAGCAACCTTCCGTGACTAGTCCTGATGCAAGTATGTATGCACCACCTCATTCTCAACCTGTAATCACCAATGGTGCTAATGGAGCCATTCCAGCAAAGCCCAAAACCACTGTAAGCACAAAATCTGGACCTACTGTTGCTCCAAGTAAGGTCAAACCAGCTTTGAATCTGAAAATAGATAGAGCTACTTCAGTCACCCCAAGATCGCTGCCAGTTGATAAAGCTGCTACACTTCCTTCAAGCTTGTCGCTAGCAAACAAAGCTATTCCAGTTCCCCCCCAATCGTCTGCACCATGGGTTGCTAAGGCCGCAAAAGGTATTCCAGCCCCCCCAAAACCGTCTGCACAGGCTAATAAGGTTACTAAAGCTGCTCCAGTTCCCCTGAAGTCACCTACACCACAGGTTGAAAAAGTTGCTAAAGCTATTCCAGCTCTGTCTAATTCACCTGCACCTCAGGTTAATAAGGTCGCGCCACCTAATGCAGCGCTACGGCAGTTGCCTTTGGTGTCTTATTCAGAAGCTCGAAAAAGTGCAGTTCCTAAAAAGATTGTTGGCACTTCTGTTCCGCGAACTTCTACTGCAGTATCAAGGCCTTCAAGTGCTCCTCTGTTCCAGGTACCAAGGTCAACTTTGCCACCCATACCCGGAGCTCAAGTTCCCCCATCACAGTCACGTTCGTTGACTGCATCTAGACGATCCAGCAATGAGCCCTCTGCTCCTGTGCCAAGTTATGTACCGCAGTCCTACCGAAATGCCATCATCGGTAAGGGTAGTCTTGATACTACCTTGTCAAGTTCTGATAAGGTAACCTCTACAGGCCAAAGCGATGCGATTTCTCAGCCACTATCAGCATATGCATTGGGAACATCTGCCATGTTGCCTCCTGTTGGAAGGAATGGCCAGTTACCCGGTAATCAAGGATTCATATCTGGGCAGGGCAAGTTGGATACCCTTGATAGCTGGCACCCATGGAAAGGTATTAGTGATGCTAAAGAACACATGCCGAGGGATGATACTACATACCAACAGATGACCAATGGTGATGCGCGCATACGCCCATGGAGTGACAATTCTTATCAGCAAGCAAGCAACAGTGGAACAGAAGAACAAGGCAGATTTGGGGGAATTCAACATAGGCAGTTCCAGAGTGAGATTCCTACAAATTTTGACTCACACCAGCTGCAGGGTTCAGTGGGGGAGGAATTCCCGCATCTTGGCATCATCAATGACTTACTTGAGGAGGAACAAAGCAATGTGAGCATGGAAGAGCCTCCTATCCATGAATACCATCCATTTGGCTTGCCATTTTCTCCCGGAGGCAACTTCGCAGAGGCTGACATGACTTCGTCAAGTAGTTCTGGCCAGTTGAACTTGAACGGCCATTACTATGACAGGCTGAATGCTCTACACAGGCTGGGAGAGGGGCAATTTTCCACATTGGGTGCTTATTCCAATGGAATGGCGGACTCTTTTTCATCCAAGCCTTGGCTGTATAGCTATCCTAATCCAATGGTGAATCCTGGAGTTAACGGGTTTTCACAGCAGATGGGGGACTACACCAATTATGCAAGTGGGAGAGCGAATGAGGAATACATGTATCGCCGTGCCAACGGTCAATGGTGA
- the LOC123079349 gene encoding TNF receptor-associated factor homolog 1b isoform X2, giving the protein MLGDALGDDDQSVSGDSMSEWRSCDQIDNGSPSTSPPFWDTDGEDDDPGPCPSNLFGRHTWRIQNFSKEKKREMKSEPFEAGGFKWYILVYPQGCDVSNHLSLFLCVADHDKLLPGWSQFAQFTIAVGNLDPKKVKYSDTLHKFWKKEHDWGWKKFMELSKIQDGFLVNDVLEIIAQVQVIREKVDRPFRCLERPYRRELLRVYMTNIEQIYRRFVEEHRSKLSNLIEDKMRWSGFCAFWLAIDTSTRYRMSREKSDVILKIIVKHFFVEKEVTSTLVMDSLHTGLKALEHQCRGKKGRGKLMDLEELSAPMVHVDMDTFALAGDVLALLERAALEPLPCQPLSPKDDKCSQSRTKAGSSGEVKVSIEHEEKRLTEFGQKILETFALSHIFSGIEVAYQEAVSLKRQEELIREEEEAGLLESEMKGKRNNTTEKEKRAKKKQAKQKKNNRKVKDKDREEKSDSNFAEKDQDESTIHDSEDSKQAGQVAMKVDTSEEGASDISDNLDGSAEACQTDAGDKIAQPVNGVNDVGIETKNVHTGKNSTVEHKPLPCLSESATMNIMQGKRNNLLDSSGQKSLHRGKTQRTRVISSKNVPKDEDDLPSSTTGGSDRNTSGCGPAPKPDQETVLITLKDKLRKLGTRLHEKENEGRKLEGHLEKKAAAEAVSSSSSSSSLEKTPNVVNRPEQPSVTSPDASMYAPPHSQPVITNGANGAIPAKPKTTVSTKSGPTVAPSKVKPALNLKIDRATSVTPRSLPVDKAATLPSSLSLANKAIPVPPQSSAPWVAKAAKGIPAPPKPSAQANKVTKAAPVPLKSPTPQVEKVAKAIPALSNSPAPQVNKVAPPNAALRQLPLVSYSEARKSAVPKKIVGTSVPRTSTAVSRPSSAPLFQVPRSTLPPIPGAQVPPSQSRSLTASRRSSNEPSAPVPSYVPQSYRNAIIGKGSLDTTLSSSDKVTSTGQSDAISQPLSAYALGTSAMLPPVGRNGQLPGNQGFISGQGKLDTLDSWHPWKGISDAKEHMPRDDTTYQQMTNGDARIRPWSDNSYQQASNSGTEEQGRFGGIQHRQFQSEIPTNFDSHQLQGSVGEEFPHLGIINDLLEEEQSNVSMEEPPIHEYHPFGLPFSPGGNFAEADMTSSSSSGQLNLNGHYYDRLNALHRLGEGQFSTLGAYSNGMADSFSSKPWLYSYPNPMVNPGVNGFSQQMGDYTNYASGRANEEYMYRRANGQW; this is encoded by the exons ATGTTAGGTGATGCGTTGGGGGATGATGATCAGAGTGTGTCCGGTGATTCCATGTCTGAATGGCGGTCCTGCGACCAGATCGACAATGGGAGCCCGTCGACGTCCCCTCCCTTCTGGGACACTGATGGCGAAGATGATGATCCTG GGCCCTGTCCTTCAAATTTATTCGGGCGACATACTTGGAGAATTCAGAACTTCtcaaaggagaagaagagagaaATGAAAAGTGAACCATTTGAAGCTGGTGGTTTTAAGTG GTATATTCTAGTTTACCCTCAAGGGTGTGATGTCTCCAATCACTTGTCACTGTTTCTATGTGTTGCTGATCATGACAAACTCCTTCCAG GATGGAGCCAGTTTGCACAGTTCACCATAGCTGTGGGCAATCTTGATCCTAAGAAAGTTAAATATTCTG ACACCTTGCACAAATTCTGGAAGAAGGAGCATGATTGGGGATGGAAGAAGTTCATGGAGTTGTCAAAGATCCAAGATGGTTTTCTTGTTAATGATGTTCTCGAAATCATAGCCCAAGTTCAAGTTATTAG GGAGAAAGTGGACCGCCCGTTTCGTTGCCTTGAGCGTCCTTATCGACGAGAATTACTCCGTGTCTATATGACAAATATAGAGCAAATTTATCGTCGCTTTGTTGAAGAACACAGAAGTAAACTTAGCAACCTCATTGAGGACAAAATGAGATGGTCCGG TTTTTGTGCTTTCTGGCTTGCAATTGACACAAGCACAAGATATCGCATGTCCAGAGAGAAGAGCGACGTCATATTGAAAATAATTGTGAAGCATTTCTTTGTAGAGAAAGAGGTCACTTCAACACTAGTTATGGACTCCCTGCATACGGGGCTGAAGGCACTTGAGCACCAGTGCAGGGGAAAGAAAGGTAGAGGAAAATTAATGGACTTGGAGGAGTTATCTGCGCCTATGGTCCATGTTGACATGGACACATTTGCTTTAGCTGGTGATGTCCTAGCTTTGCTTGAGAGGGCAGCTTTAGAACCCTTGCCTTGTCAACCTCTATCTCCAAAGGATGACAAATGTTCCCAGAGCCGCACTAAG GCTGGTAGTTCTGGCGAAGTTAAAGTTTCAATTGAGCATGAAGAAAAGCGCCTAACTGAGTTTGGTCAGAAGATACTTGAAACATTTGCTCTATCTCATATATTTAG TGGGATTGAGGTCGCTTATCAAGAAGCTGTCTCTTTGAAGAGGCAAGAAGAGCTTATTCGTGAAGAGGAAGAAGCTGGGCTCCTTGAAAGTGAGATGAAGGGGAAGCGCAACAATACCACTGAAAAGGAGAAGCGTGCAAAGAAAAAACAG gccaaacaaaaaaagaacAATCGGAAGGTTAAAGACAAGGATAGAGAGGAAAAATCTGATTCAAATTTTGCAGAGAAGGATCAAGATGAAAGCACAATTCATGATAGTGAGGATTCTAAGCAGGCAGGACAAGTAGCCATGAAAGTTGATACCTCCGAAGAAGGTGCTTCAGACATCTCAGACAATTTAGATGGATCAGCTGAGGCATGTCAAACTGATGCAGGTGACAAAATTGCACAACCTGTGAATGGGGTCAATGATGTTGGTATTGAGACGAAAAATGTGCATACTGGGAAGAACTCTACTGTGGAGCACAAGCCACTGCCGTGTTTATCGGAATCTGCTACTATGAACATTATGCAAGGCAAAAGAAATAACTTGCTAGACAGTTCTGGTCAGAAATCACTTCATAG AGGGAAAACTCAACGGACGAGGGTCATAAGCAGCAAGAACGTTCCCAAAGATGAGGATGATCTCCCCTCTAGCACTACAGGTGGTTCAGACCGCAATACATCTGGCTGTGGACCAGCACCAAAGCCTGATCAGGAGACTGTTCTAATCACCTTAAAAGATAAGCTTCGGAAGCTTGGGACACGCCTACATGAG AAGGAAAATGAGGGCAGGAAACTAGAGGGACATTTGGAAAAGAAAGCAGCAGCTGAGGCagtgtcctcatcatcctcatccAGTTCTTTGGAAAAGACTCCTAATGTTGTGAACAGACCAGAGCAACCTTCCGTGACTAGTCCTGATGCAAGTATGTATGCACCACCTCATTCTCAACCTGTAATCACCAATGGTGCTAATGGAGCCATTCCAGCAAAGCCCAAAACCACTGTAAGCACAAAATCTGGACCTACTGTTGCTCCAAGTAAGGTCAAACCAGCTTTGAATCTGAAAATAGATAGAGCTACTTCAGTCACCCCAAGATCGCTGCCAGTTGATAAAGCTGCTACACTTCCTTCAAGCTTGTCGCTAGCAAACAAAGCTATTCCAGTTCCCCCCCAATCGTCTGCACCATGGGTTGCTAAGGCCGCAAAAGGTATTCCAGCCCCCCCAAAACCGTCTGCACAGGCTAATAAGGTTACTAAAGCTGCTCCAGTTCCCCTGAAGTCACCTACACCACAGGTTGAAAAAGTTGCTAAAGCTATTCCAGCTCTGTCTAATTCACCTGCACCTCAGGTTAATAAGGTCGCGCCACCTAATGCAGCGCTACGGCAGTTGCCTTTGGTGTCTTATTCAGAAGCTCGAAAAAGTGCAGTTCCTAAAAAGATTGTTGGCACTTCTGTTCCGCGAACTTCTACTGCAGTATCAAGGCCTTCAAGTGCTCCTCTGTTCCAGGTACCAAGGTCAACTTTGCCACCCATACCCGGAGCTCAAGTTCCCCCATCACAGTCACGTTCGTTGACTGCATCTAGACGATCCAGCAATGAGCCCTCTGCTCCTGTGCCAAGTTATGTACCGCAGTCCTACCGAAATGCCATCATCGGTAAGGGTAGTCTTGATACTACCTTGTCAAGTTCTGATAAGGTAACCTCTACAGGCCAAAGCGATGCGATTTCTCAGCCACTATCAGCATATGCATTGGGAACATCTGCCATGTTGCCTCCTGTTGGAAGGAATGGCCAGTTACCCGGTAATCAAGGATTCATATCTGGGCAGGGCAAGTTGGATACCCTTGATAGCTGGCACCCATGGAAAGGTATTAGTGATGCTAAAGAACACATGCCGAGGGATGATACTACATACCAACAGATGACCAATGGTGATGCGCGCATACGCCCATGGAGTGACAATTCTTATCAGCAAGCAAGCAACAGTGGAACAGAAGAACAAGGCAGATTTGGGGGAATTCAACATAGGCAGTTCCAGAGTGAGATTCCTACAAATTTTGACTCACACCAGCTGCAGGGTTCAGTGGGGGAGGAATTCCCGCATCTTGGCATCATCAATGACTTACTTGAGGAGGAACAAAGCAATGTGAGCATGGAAGAGCCTCCTATCCATGAATACCATCCATTTGGCTTGCCATTTTCTCCCGGAGGCAACTTCGCAGAGGCTGACATGACTTCGTCAAGTAGTTCTGGCCAGTTGAACTTGAACGGCCATTACTATGACAGGCTGAATGCTCTACACAGGCTGGGAGAGGGGCAATTTTCCACATTGGGTGCTTATTCCAATGGAATGGCGGACTCTTTTTCATCCAAGCCTTGGCTGTATAGCTATCCTAATCCAATGGTGAATCCTGGAGTTAACGGGTTTTCACAGCAGATGGGGGACTACACCAATTATGCAAGTGGGAGAGCGAATGAGGAATACATGTATCGCCGTGCCAACGGTCAATGGTGA